In the Deltaproteobacteria bacterium genome, ACGTGCCGGCGCCGGCGATCGTGCCGCCGGTCGCGAGGATGACGAGGCGCGGTTTGCCCCTGGCCGCGGCGGGCGCGCCGTGGAGCGCGAGCGCGAGCGCGGCCGTCACGGCGGTGGTGGTCGCGAGGCGGATCGATCGTGGCAAGGCGTTCATGGTCGGCCTCCTCATGGAAGATTCGTGGTCTTCAGGATCCGCGACGATGCTGCCGCGCGATCCGTACGTCGGGCTTGCCGTCGACGGGCGCCGCGCATCGCTCGGTCCGCCAGCCGGAGCCGCCGGTGTCGTGTATCACCACGCTCACGGCGGGTTCCAGCCAGGTGCGTCGCCGTGGCCCGTGGCGATGGCGTTGCTCGCATGCGGTCGACGTCTGGCGCGCGTCTCCCGGCCCCTCAGGCTCTGGGCGGCAGCAGGTAGAGCGTGATGGCGAAGACCAGGTAGACCGCCAGCACCAGGACGCCGCTGAACCACGCGGTCCGGCTGCCGTCGGACAC is a window encoding:
- a CDS encoding L-asparaginase, which encodes MNALPRSIRLATTTAVTAALALALHGAPAAARGKPRLVILATGGTIAGAGT